One genomic region from Lysobacterales bacterium encodes:
- a CDS encoding sensor histidine kinase — protein MNSLLPQVVPEASPKGPLGALASISAAPDSGAVAQAQEAPMTAAPEAHAELLPLIKVVADNSQNPIFLIDPELEILYANRAAHAITVQIAVGSGRQPGTRRITDLHPDLLPAFALEMAANAGEWNGEVALPLGQRRPLVLMLQISAVRAADHSLQCYGVSARDISFEYARKTELQARNAELEVAYRKLKGAQEQLLQSEKLASIGQLAAGVAHEINNPIGYVHSNLATLQEYSKHLLTLVDAYDRALGASDPERARGEVRDLRQRLDIEFLQSDLPQLIEESREGIERVRKIVQDLKDFSRSDARDKFVLADIHRGLDSTLNIIWNDLKYKAQVVKTFGDVPQIECIPSELNQVFMNILLNAGQAIAERGIVTVSTSVDGDHVVVAIGDDGVGIPEDVLPKIFDPFFTTKPVGTGTGLGLAISYGLIKKHHGNIDVTSTPGEGTLFLIRLPITQPKIEGKVP, from the coding sequence TTGAACAGTCTCCTGCCTCAAGTTGTTCCCGAAGCGAGCCCAAAGGGGCCGCTCGGGGCGCTTGCGTCGATCTCGGCGGCACCGGACAGTGGCGCGGTTGCCCAGGCGCAGGAGGCGCCCATGACCGCTGCACCCGAAGCCCATGCTGAGCTCCTGCCACTGATCAAGGTCGTGGCCGACAACAGCCAGAATCCCATCTTCCTGATCGATCCCGAGCTGGAGATCCTCTACGCGAACCGGGCGGCCCACGCCATCACGGTACAGATCGCCGTCGGCTCGGGCCGTCAGCCGGGCACACGTCGCATCACTGACCTGCATCCCGACCTGTTGCCAGCCTTCGCGCTCGAGATGGCGGCCAATGCAGGCGAGTGGAACGGCGAAGTGGCCCTTCCCCTGGGGCAGCGCCGGCCTTTGGTGCTGATGCTGCAGATCAGTGCCGTACGCGCCGCGGACCACAGCCTTCAGTGCTACGGCGTGTCTGCCCGCGACATCAGCTTCGAGTACGCACGCAAGACCGAGCTGCAGGCCCGCAACGCCGAACTGGAAGTCGCGTACCGCAAACTCAAGGGTGCGCAGGAGCAGCTGCTGCAATCCGAAAAGCTGGCCTCGATCGGTCAGTTGGCCGCGGGCGTGGCGCATGAAATCAATAACCCGATCGGCTACGTCCATTCGAATCTGGCAACGCTGCAGGAGTACAGCAAACACCTGCTGACCCTCGTCGATGCGTACGACCGCGCTCTGGGCGCAAGCGACCCGGAACGGGCGCGTGGCGAAGTGCGCGATCTGCGGCAGCGCCTCGACATCGAGTTCCTCCAAAGCGACCTTCCGCAGCTCATTGAAGAGTCGCGCGAAGGCATCGAACGCGTTCGCAAAATCGTGCAGGACCTGAAGGATTTCTCGCGTAGCGACGCACGCGACAAGTTCGTGCTTGCCGATATTCATCGCGGGCTCGACAGCACCCTCAACATCATCTGGAACGACCTCAAGTACAAGGCGCAGGTGGTCAAAACTTTCGGTGATGTTCCGCAGATCGAGTGCATTCCCTCCGAGTTGAACCAGGTGTTCATGAACATTCTGCTCAACGCGGGTCAAGCCATCGCGGAACGCGGCATCGTCACCGTCAGCACCAGCGTTGATGGCGATCATGTCGTCGTTGCGATCGGGGACGATGGAGTCGGCATCCCGGAGGACGTACTGCCGAAGATTTTCGATCCCTTCTTCACGACCAAACCCGTGGGCACGGGGACGGGACTTGGACTCGCCATTTCCTACGGACTGATCAAGAAGCATCACGGCAATATCGATGTCACCAGCACTCCCGGCGAAGGCACCCTTTTCCTTATCCGCCTTCCCATCACCCAACCCAAGATCGAGGGTAAGGTTCCATGA
- the flgA gene encoding flagellar basal body P-ring formation protein FlgA, which yields MSCKRLMVRLLLLLALPACAWAEGGFEAVERIAAAAVSAVAPDAGIDPRVRAEAAIDSGLRMPECSGGLSAHVGHRGVAEVSCSGPMAWKLFVPVKVSRMGDTLVLARPLAAGQPVTADLVRVETRDQAGLAAGALERPEQAIGRIAARPLAAGSALSTGDLRSPRLVKRGDQVTLIARRGGLEVRSQGRALGEAGEAEQVNVENLSSRRQVRGIVNARGEVEVLL from the coding sequence ATGTCCTGCAAGCGCCTGATGGTCCGACTGCTCCTGCTGCTCGCCCTGCCCGCGTGCGCCTGGGCGGAGGGCGGCTTCGAGGCGGTTGAGCGCATCGCAGCAGCGGCGGTCTCAGCCGTTGCGCCGGACGCCGGCATCGACCCGCGCGTGCGCGCCGAGGCCGCCATCGACAGCGGTCTTCGCATGCCCGAATGCAGCGGCGGCCTCAGTGCACACGTGGGCCACCGCGGCGTTGCCGAAGTGAGTTGCTCAGGCCCAATGGCTTGGAAGCTGTTCGTGCCGGTAAAGGTCTCGCGGATGGGAGACACGCTGGTGCTTGCCCGACCGCTCGCGGCGGGACAACCCGTCACCGCGGACCTCGTGCGCGTCGAAACCCGCGACCAGGCGGGCCTTGCCGCCGGTGCTCTCGAGCGACCAGAGCAGGCCATTGGCCGCATTGCCGCGCGCCCGCTTGCCGCCGGCAGCGCTCTCTCGACCGGGGATCTGCGCTCCCCAAGACTCGTCAAGCGCGGCGACCAGGTCACCCTGATCGCGCGTCGCGGGGGCTTGGAAGTGCGCAGCCAGGGTCGCGCCCTCGGCGAGGCCGGCGAGGCCGAACAGGTGAACGTCGAGAATCTGAGCTCGCGCCGACAGGTTCGCGGCATCGTCAACGCCCGCGGCGAGGTTGAGGTGCTGCTGTGA
- a CDS encoding response regulator, whose protein sequence is MSREAGVYRVLLVDDEANVLNALRRCLSFINVDMLGGQGIQVETYTSTEMALERMESEDFDLVISDYRMPEMNGVEFLSRAIGLQPHVARMILSGYADRDAILASINETQVSRFLCKPWDDGELRNLVASTLVQSRIIREALSRAASAKNTASTGRMAVASELDRLESEFPGITRLQRAEDGGIILSLDDDL, encoded by the coding sequence ATGAGCCGCGAAGCCGGCGTCTACCGCGTTCTTCTCGTCGACGACGAAGCCAACGTGCTGAACGCACTGCGGCGCTGCTTGTCGTTCATCAACGTCGACATGCTCGGCGGTCAGGGTATCCAGGTCGAAACCTATACCTCGACCGAGATGGCGCTGGAACGCATGGAGTCCGAGGACTTCGACCTCGTGATCAGTGACTACCGCATGCCGGAAATGAATGGCGTCGAGTTCTTGAGCCGCGCGATTGGACTGCAGCCGCACGTGGCCCGGATGATCTTGTCGGGTTACGCGGATCGCGACGCCATCCTGGCGTCGATCAATGAGACCCAGGTCTCGCGCTTTCTCTGCAAGCCCTGGGACGACGGCGAGCTGCGCAATCTGGTCGCAAGCACGCTCGTGCAGTCGCGCATCATTCGAGAAGCACTGAGCCGAGCAGCGAGCGCCAAGAACACTGCATCGACCGGACGGATGGCGGTAGCAAGCGAACTTGACCGGCTTGAGAGCGAGTTTCCGGGCATCACCCGCCTGCAGCGCGCCGAAGACGGCGGAATCATTCTGTCGCTGGATGACGATCTGTAA
- the flgM gene encoding flagellar biosynthesis anti-sigma factor FlgM translates to MNTKIDGLGGPRLEPQARRVGSPGQDSVGAISSTNALRLDDDSVQISATATAATSAGFDAAKVQQLRADIEAGRYTVDARALAARLMEIEGSLK, encoded by the coding sequence ATGAACACCAAGATCGACGGACTCGGCGGACCGCGGCTCGAACCGCAGGCGCGCCGCGTGGGCAGCCCGGGGCAGGATTCGGTCGGTGCGATCAGCAGCACCAATGCGCTTCGCTTGGACGACGACTCGGTGCAGATCAGCGCGACCGCCACGGCTGCCACGTCGGCGGGTTTCGATGCCGCGAAGGTCCAGCAGCTGCGTGCCGACATCGAAGCCGGACGCTATACCGTGGACGCGCGCGCGCTCGCCGCGCGACTGATGGAAATCGAAGGCAGCCTGAAGTGA
- a CDS encoding ferritin-like domain-containing protein, producing MPQIGQGAADLHAAALRVLQLQHPAEKCAGATELARALEAGELAPMESPAAIDLPVPGRPERPRLVPPRALPQRGLGSAEGRAAFLHAIAHIEFNAINLATDAVYRFRAMPLDFYRDWARIAADEARHFRLLEARMAELGAAYGDFDAHNGLWDMACKTAHDGLTRMALVPRVLEARGLDVTPAMIERLRAVGDIASIEVLDVILREEVDHVAAGTRWFEWCCARERCEPASTFQRLLDLHAPDAVRPPFNEQARLAAGFTAIELEQLATRSARLRTA from the coding sequence ATGCCACAGATAGGGCAGGGCGCCGCCGACCTGCACGCCGCTGCACTGCGGGTGCTGCAGCTGCAGCACCCGGCCGAGAAATGCGCCGGCGCCACTGAGCTCGCGCGCGCGCTCGAAGCGGGCGAGCTGGCGCCGATGGAATCGCCCGCAGCCATTGATCTTCCCGTGCCCGGCCGGCCCGAGCGCCCGCGGCTGGTGCCACCGCGGGCTCTGCCGCAGCGTGGGCTGGGCAGCGCCGAGGGGCGTGCGGCCTTTCTGCATGCCATCGCCCATATCGAGTTCAACGCCATCAACTTGGCGACCGACGCGGTCTACCGTTTCCGAGCGATGCCACTCGACTTCTACCGCGACTGGGCCCGCATCGCCGCCGACGAGGCGCGCCACTTCCGCTTGCTTGAAGCGCGGATGGCCGAGCTCGGGGCGGCTTACGGCGACTTTGATGCCCATAACGGCCTGTGGGACATGGCCTGCAAGACCGCGCACGATGGCTTGACCCGCATGGCCCTGGTGCCGCGGGTGCTGGAGGCCCGCGGCCTCGATGTGACGCCAGCAATGATCGAGCGCCTGCGCGCCGTCGGCGACATCGCCTCCATTGAGGTCCTGGATGTGATCCTGCGTGAAGAGGTCGATCATGTCGCCGCCGGCACCCGCTGGTTCGAGTGGTGCTGTGCCCGCGAGCGCTGCGAGCCCGCCTCAACCTTCCAGCGCCTGCTGGATCTTCACGCACCCGACGCAGTGCGGCCCCCCTTCAACGAACAGGCGCGGCTGGCGGCCGGCTTCACGGCGATCGAACTGGAACAACTTGCCACGCGGTCTGCGCGGCTGCGGACTGCCTGA